The sequence below is a genomic window from Macrotis lagotis isolate mMagLag1 chromosome 7, bilby.v1.9.chrom.fasta, whole genome shotgun sequence.
TGTTTGACTCCCTCTAGAAGCATCTTTATTTCCTACGCCCAATCTGTGCCATTAGGTGAGCATTGGCTGCTGCTTTGGCCTTCAAGTTCTTGGCCTTGGCTATGTTGAAAAGGATATTCATAATGTTGGTAGGGACATCAAGGGATAGGGTGAACTTTGTACGCCGATCACTCTGGGCCTTGTTCTGGTATAGCTTCCTTGTTAGCTGTGCCTGTGACTGGTACTTATATCTGGTCCCCTCAATTCCTGCCCCAATCCCACCATTACCCCCGGATaaagttcttttttctctgtcctcttcagcctcttctttctcctccctgccttcctcctcAGATGTTAGTTCCTCACTGGGAATGTAGCCAAAGCTCCTTTTGCTTAGTGAGGACTCATCACCTAGCTGACTCTTAGCCCCAGATAGGGCTGTGTTAAGACAGCTGAAGATGGGGTCTGTCTGGTAGAACTTGTGAGAGTTGCCTGTTCTTGAAGTTCCCAGAAGTAGCAGGAGGAACAGAAATTGAGCAGGAGACAGCATTCTGCCCTGTAGtggagaagcagaaaaaaatggcATTTATGATATTCACTATTTTGTAGTCAACCAGATATAATGTTAGTCAGCTGCAGATTCATAAGCTCTTAGTTGCAAAAGGTTCTGAATGAGAAAAGGTTTGTACTCCCGGTAGGGAGAAAGGTGAATCATTTACCAATTAATTTGGCATTTGATCACAtccatgttttgtttttgaggttCACATGGAGGTGTCTACATTTAAATGATGC
It includes:
- the UCN3 gene encoding urocortin-3, with the protein product MLSPAQFLFLLLLLGTSRTGNSHKFYQTDPIFSCLNTALSGAKSQLGDESSLSKRSFGYIPSEELTSEEEGREEKEEAEEDREKRTLSGGNGGIGAGIEGTRYKYQSQAQLTRKLYQNKAQSDRRTKFTLSLDVPTNIMNILFNIAKAKNLKAKAAANAHLMAQIGRRK